A genomic window from Planctomycetota bacterium includes:
- a CDS encoding tetratricopeptide repeat protein produces the protein MSEPIFRVALLERIYHGYLVDQDATSFMRQVSAKYVPATLERLLQFGPRLTRRAAALAIGLLGDYRSNAPLGQALHDEDRGVRTLAENSLRTVWCRDGSESQRGLLEQVIRLNSAQNYRDANQRATELIDQCASFAEAWNQRAISHYGQARYVESIHDCRQAAELNPFHFGAVAGLGQCYLQLGNQLWALESFRRALELNPDLEGIRAQVNALERRLKQN, from the coding sequence GTGAGTGAACCGATCTTTCGCGTCGCCCTGCTCGAACGCATCTATCATGGCTACCTGGTCGACCAGGATGCCACGTCGTTCATGCGCCAGGTCTCGGCCAAGTACGTTCCGGCGACGCTCGAACGGCTGTTGCAGTTCGGCCCGCGGCTGACCCGTCGCGCCGCGGCCTTGGCGATCGGATTGTTAGGAGATTATCGCTCCAATGCCCCCTTGGGCCAGGCCTTGCACGACGAAGATCGGGGCGTGCGGACCCTGGCCGAAAACAGCTTGCGCACCGTCTGGTGCCGCGATGGCAGCGAATCACAGCGCGGCCTGCTCGAGCAGGTCATCCGGCTGAACTCGGCCCAGAACTATCGCGACGCGAACCAGCGCGCCACCGAGTTGATCGATCAATGCGCCAGCTTTGCCGAAGCCTGGAATCAACGGGCGATTTCCCACTATGGCCAAGCCCGATACGTCGAAAGCATTCACGATTGTCGCCAGGCTGCCGAGCTAAACCCGTTTCACTTCGGGGCGGTGGCCGGCCTGGGGCAGTGCTATCTACAACTGGGAAACCAGCTCTGGGCGTTGGAAAGCTTTCGCCGGGCGCTGGAATTGAACCCGGATTTGGAAGGGATTCGCGCCCAGGTCAACGCCCTGGAACGCCGGCTGAAGCAGAACTAG
- a CDS encoding type II secretion system protein, whose amino-acid sequence MTTHHRASFPHAIRNRAGYTLIEVMVVMAIIATISSLGAWGANRAYNSMVQRGVIVELEGISQSLEKYRTENKLYPPCMGANPDATITGAALQMGLKGRETMFDLHIRSRWTRATQINYNTLQQYLTIGAAPYNYNYKSPSGGTAKLNLNTMDQAEALVFWLGGFPSPVDASGVPYSSNRLIGFHRDDRNPFRLNVKPATPSALVENRSPAGEYFLFDQTRLQDVDGDGWLEYRPAMTQGDGTAAAPPIVYFDSGTYSTTRSQSGLVTFTSYPPLGNQHPFSPALGGLAAQWGIAMPYAVEVESNGAIIWQRSQSYQLIAAGFDGCYSKPAASKLYIPEFPSGEQFNSAGSGGFTQQGFVDAEGEDNLTSFVPSKLGDSFINR is encoded by the coding sequence ATGACTACTCACCATCGCGCCAGTTTCCCTCACGCCATTCGCAACCGCGCGGGCTATACGCTGATCGAAGTCATGGTCGTGATGGCGATCATCGCCACGATCTCCAGCCTGGGCGCCTGGGGCGCCAATCGCGCCTATAACTCGATGGTTCAGAGGGGAGTAATCGTCGAGTTGGAGGGCATTAGCCAGAGTCTCGAGAAGTACCGAACCGAGAACAAACTCTATCCGCCCTGCATGGGCGCCAATCCCGACGCCACGATTACCGGGGCCGCGTTGCAAATGGGGCTGAAGGGGCGCGAGACGATGTTCGATTTGCACATTCGCTCGCGTTGGACTCGCGCCACGCAGATCAACTACAACACGCTGCAGCAATACCTGACGATCGGCGCGGCGCCGTACAACTATAACTACAAGTCCCCGTCGGGGGGCACGGCCAAGCTGAACTTGAACACCATGGACCAGGCCGAGGCGCTGGTCTTCTGGCTGGGAGGCTTTCCCTCGCCGGTCGATGCGTCGGGTGTCCCTTATTCGTCAAACCGACTCATCGGGTTCCACCGAGATGATAGAAATCCGTTCCGGCTCAACGTCAAGCCGGCGACGCCGTCGGCCCTGGTCGAAAATCGGTCTCCCGCCGGAGAGTACTTCTTGTTTGATCAGACTCGATTGCAGGACGTTGACGGGGACGGCTGGCTCGAGTATCGCCCCGCGATGACTCAGGGAGACGGCACGGCCGCCGCGCCGCCGATCGTGTACTTTGACTCGGGCACTTATTCGACCACCCGCTCGCAGTCGGGCCTGGTGACGTTCACTTCCTATCCGCCCCTGGGCAATCAGCACCCTTTCTCGCCGGCGCTGGGTGGGTTGGCGGCCCAATGGGGCATTGCCATGCCCTATGCCGTCGAAGTGGAATCGAACGGGGCCATCATTTGGCAACGGAGCCAGTCGTACCAGTTGATCGCCGCCGGATTTGACGGCTGTTACAGCAAGCCAGCCGCCAGCAAGCTCTATATTCCGGAATTTCCCTCCGGCGAACAATTCAACTCGGCAGGCAGCGGTGGTTTTACGCAGCAAGGATTCGTTGACGCCGAAGGGGAAGACAACCTGACGAGTTTTGTTCCGTCCAAGCTGGGCGACAGCTTCATCAATCGGTAA
- a CDS encoding type II secretion system protein, which produces MNRNGLTAVIPHRLAGAPSPGSQCSSRRGGVTLVELLVVITIMLILMSMGSYAAWRAYRGSIEKSMRVSLAELHGAMTKLTTDGGGKVPPSNGGLSTATKNAINRSDRFMDYVRTRWPKQKMPATYSALRTFVLGKYVFVPRNCFPLPGSSERQGLDIDTMDQAEALVFWLGGFPNVLNGTSSNYVSNTKLIGFSNDPSYPFRLDSGVGNQVLRGLSGRGDYMGRNSPDEYVRFDEAKLVDYDQDGWLEYAQETPKDSNDWVPPYAYFDGPLYSAWLQSSTTASFNSYPSMSAVPPWTGLTASQGAVLAGQWGVACPYATSIEQNNNPIKWVNAFTFQIICAGLDRQYGDPSSPQMRIPLVPAGNTVVGGKVTPGLSDADNDNLTNFADQRIQLYNQVSTGQ; this is translated from the coding sequence ATGAATCGTAACGGACTGACCGCGGTTATTCCGCATCGCCTGGCCGGCGCGCCATCGCCTGGTTCCCAGTGCTCGTCTCGGCGCGGCGGCGTAACGCTTGTCGAGTTGCTGGTGGTGATCACCATCATGCTGATCCTGATGTCGATGGGAAGCTATGCGGCGTGGCGGGCCTATCGCGGCTCAATTGAAAAGAGCATGCGCGTCAGCCTAGCCGAGTTGCATGGCGCCATGACCAAGCTGACCACGGACGGGGGGGGGAAAGTCCCGCCGAGCAATGGGGGCCTGAGCACCGCGACCAAGAATGCCATCAACCGCAGCGATCGGTTCATGGACTATGTGCGCACGCGCTGGCCCAAGCAGAAAATGCCGGCCACCTATTCGGCATTGCGGACGTTTGTTCTGGGAAAATACGTTTTCGTGCCGCGCAATTGCTTTCCGCTCCCTGGCAGCTCGGAGCGGCAAGGACTGGACATCGATACCATGGACCAGGCCGAAGCGCTAGTCTTTTGGCTGGGGGGCTTTCCCAACGTCCTGAACGGCACCTCATCGAACTATGTCTCGAATACCAAGCTGATCGGCTTCAGCAATGATCCGAGCTATCCGTTCAGACTGGACTCGGGAGTGGGCAACCAGGTGTTACGCGGCCTCAGCGGCAGAGGTGATTATATGGGCCGCAATTCGCCCGACGAATACGTCAGATTCGACGAGGCGAAGCTGGTCGACTATGACCAGGACGGCTGGCTGGAATATGCGCAGGAGACTCCCAAGGACTCGAACGATTGGGTTCCGCCATACGCATACTTCGATGGGCCACTCTATTCTGCCTGGCTCCAATCCTCGACCACGGCCTCGTTCAACAGCTACCCGTCGATGTCGGCCGTGCCCCCCTGGACCGGTCTGACCGCCAGCCAAGGAGCGGTCCTGGCCGGCCAATGGGGAGTCGCTTGCCCGTACGCCACTTCGATCGAGCAGAACAACAACCCGATCAAGTGGGTCAATGCCTTTACGTTTCAGATCATCTGCGCGGGGCTCGATCGGCAATACGGCGACCCGTCCAGTCCGCAGATGCGCATTCCCCTGGTGCCGGCGGGCAATACCGTCGTCGGCGGCAAGGTGACCCCAGGGCTTTCCGACGCCGATAACGACAACCTGACCAACTTCGCCGACCAGAGAATTCAGCTTTACAACCAGGTCAGCACCGGACAGTAG
- a CDS encoding DUF1501 domain-containing protein — translation MLEAGAIGLLGLGINHVEGLRALAAGTAPKARAKSVIYIFLSGGLGQHDSFDMKPDAPDNIRGEFNPIATATPGIQICEHLPLLAARSEHWALVRSLRHPFPDHSMGHLAMLTGRSMMPPGFSRTEPKPSDWPSIAAIAQAVTQPRNNLPPAVVLPEVLVHREGRVIPGQFAGEMGRHRDPMFLSLSPFSSTAYGAKPGYAFHHAKGPQKLEDFKFQAPNLTLPTEFGGERAADRFELLADLNRQRAELEKMASVSAFDDYRQRAISLVTDPRVRRAFDVSHADDRSLDRYGRNTFGWSLLIARQLVEAGVNLVQVNLGNNETWDTHGNAFPTLKDYLFPPTDRAVSALLDDLHERGLLDQTLIVMAGEMGRTPKISTLAQFYAGPGRDHWGTQTVFLAGGGVRGGTVVGSTDKIGALPASDLQTPENLGATIYRALGIPRELAWHDATGRPHFVYHGDPIEGLG, via the coding sequence ATGCTCGAAGCCGGCGCGATCGGACTGTTGGGTCTGGGGATCAACCACGTCGAGGGCCTGCGCGCCCTGGCCGCTGGTACGGCACCCAAGGCCCGGGCCAAGTCGGTGATCTACATCTTTCTGTCGGGCGGGTTGGGGCAGCACGACAGCTTCGATATGAAGCCCGACGCCCCGGATAATATCCGCGGCGAGTTCAACCCGATCGCCACGGCGACGCCCGGCATCCAGATTTGCGAACACTTGCCCCTGCTGGCCGCGCGCAGCGAGCACTGGGCGCTGGTCCGGTCGCTACGGCACCCGTTTCCCGACCATTCGATGGGACACCTGGCGATGTTGACCGGGCGGTCGATGATGCCGCCGGGTTTCAGTCGCACGGAACCCAAGCCGAGCGACTGGCCGTCGATCGCGGCCATTGCCCAGGCCGTCACCCAGCCGCGCAACAACTTGCCGCCGGCGGTCGTCTTGCCCGAGGTGTTGGTCCACCGCGAAGGGCGCGTGATCCCGGGACAATTCGCCGGCGAGATGGGACGACATCGGGATCCGATGTTCCTCTCGCTGTCGCCGTTCAGCAGCACGGCCTACGGCGCCAAGCCGGGCTACGCCTTTCATCATGCCAAAGGTCCGCAGAAACTCGAAGACTTCAAGTTCCAAGCGCCGAATCTGACCTTGCCGACCGAATTTGGCGGCGAACGGGCAGCCGATCGCTTTGAGCTGCTGGCCGATTTGAACCGACAACGCGCCGAGCTGGAAAAGATGGCCAGCGTCTCGGCCTTTGACGATTACCGCCAGCGGGCCATCTCGCTGGTCACCGACCCGCGCGTCCGCCGCGCTTTCGACGTCTCGCACGCCGACGACCGGTCGCTCGATCGCTATGGCCGCAATACGTTCGGCTGGTCATTGCTGATCGCGCGGCAACTGGTCGAGGCGGGCGTGAACCTGGTGCAGGTGAACCTGGGGAACAACGAAACCTGGGACACGCACGGCAACGCCTTCCCGACCTTGAAGGACTATTTGTTCCCGCCGACCGATCGCGCGGTGTCGGCCTTGCTCGACGATCTGCACGAGCGCGGATTGCTGGACCAGACGCTAATCGTGATGGCCGGCGAGATGGGTCGCACGCCGAAGATATCGACGCTCGCCCAGTTTTACGCCGGCCCCGGGCGCGACCATTGGGGAACTCAAACCGTGTTCCTGGCCGGTGGTGGCGTGCGCGGCGGCACGGTGGTCGGCTCGACCGACAAGATCGGCGCGCTGCCGGCGTCGGACTTGCAGACGCCCGAGAACTTGGGGGCCACGATCTATCGCGCCCTGGGCATTCCGCGCGAGCTGGCCTGGCACGACGCCACGGGCCGGCCCCACTTCGTCTATCACGGCGACCCGATCGAGGGCCTGGGCTAA
- a CDS encoding MATE family efflux transporter, with protein MPTAAPIAEPVSTSAAGTPDPLRARRQQWRRQQWRLWRVAMAQVWRVALPLMISTLSWTIMNFIDRVLLLGYSHDAVAAALPAAMLFWSLVCFPIGIASYANTFVSQYYGAGRPQQIGPAVWQGIWIGVAAAPVMFALVPFAPGLFELVDHGDAVRPLEVIYFEINAWGAPGMIATTALSAFFTGRGRVLVVMIVDIAGALLNIGLDYCWIYGYYGFPEAGIAGAAWATVIAIWFKTVVYAALFLVPKAYRSEYHTLAGWRPQLAMLGRLSKFGLASGLQLMFEAVAYTFFIMVIGKVSQEALAATTLAFNVNNLAFMPVVGIGLATMTLVGRHMGHRHVERAARSAWSAFALASGYMLAFTVIYLFFPDAVLFFQWVAAEEQPTGALRDTTRELLVFLAIYSLADAMAVVFSSAIKGAGDTWFVFHLAWIVGAVFAGAAWLILQSGQGSLHLLWTLMSAVITLQGFVLLGRFLGGRWRTMEVIEKAEALE; from the coding sequence ATGCCCACTGCCGCGCCGATAGCCGAGCCCGTGTCGACCAGCGCTGCTGGCACGCCCGACCCGCTGCGCGCGCGACGACAGCAATGGCGCCGGCAACAGTGGCGATTGTGGCGCGTGGCGATGGCCCAGGTGTGGCGCGTGGCGCTGCCGTTGATGATCTCGACCCTGTCGTGGACCATCATGAACTTCATCGATCGGGTGTTGCTGCTGGGCTACTCGCACGACGCGGTGGCGGCGGCGCTGCCCGCGGCCATGCTCTTCTGGAGCCTGGTCTGCTTTCCGATCGGCATCGCGTCATACGCCAACACCTTCGTCTCGCAATACTACGGCGCCGGGCGGCCCCAGCAGATCGGACCTGCCGTCTGGCAGGGCATTTGGATCGGCGTGGCCGCGGCGCCGGTGATGTTTGCGCTGGTGCCGTTCGCGCCCGGCCTGTTCGAGCTGGTGGACCACGGCGACGCGGTGCGCCCGTTGGAGGTGATTTACTTCGAGATCAACGCCTGGGGCGCGCCGGGCATGATCGCCACGACGGCGCTCAGCGCCTTCTTCACGGGTCGTGGCCGCGTGCTGGTGGTGATGATCGTCGATATTGCCGGCGCGCTGTTGAACATCGGGCTCGATTACTGCTGGATTTATGGCTATTACGGCTTTCCCGAAGCGGGCATCGCCGGCGCCGCCTGGGCCACCGTGATCGCCATCTGGTTCAAGACCGTGGTCTATGCCGCGCTGTTCCTCGTGCCGAAGGCGTACCGTAGCGAATACCACACGCTCGCTGGCTGGCGACCGCAACTGGCCATGCTCGGCCGGCTGTCCAAGTTCGGCCTGGCCAGCGGTCTGCAACTGATGTTCGAGGCGGTGGCGTATACGTTCTTCATCATGGTCATCGGCAAGGTCAGCCAAGAAGCGCTCGCGGCCACGACCTTGGCGTTCAACGTCAACAACCTGGCCTTCATGCCCGTGGTCGGGATCGGCCTGGCAACGATGACGCTGGTCGGCCGGCACATGGGCCATCGCCACGTCGAGCGGGCCGCGCGGTCGGCCTGGTCGGCGTTCGCGCTGGCCAGCGGCTACATGCTGGCGTTTACGGTGATCTACCTGTTCTTTCCCGACGCGGTGCTGTTCTTTCAATGGGTCGCCGCCGAAGAACAGCCGACTGGCGCGCTGCGCGATACGACGCGCGAGCTATTGGTGTTCTTGGCCATCTACAGCCTGGCCGACGCGATGGCGGTCGTCTTTTCGTCGGCCATCAAAGGGGCCGGCGATACCTGGTTCGTGTTCCATCTGGCCTGGATCGTCGGCGCGGTCTTCGCCGGCGCGGCCTGGCTGATCCTGCAGAGTGGCCAAGGCAGCCTGCACTTGCTTTGGACGCTGATGAGCGCGGTGATCACGCTGCAAGGGTTTGTGCTGCTGGGCCGCTTCCTCGGTGGCCGCTGGCGCACGATGGAAGTGATCGAAAAGGCCGAGGCGTTGGAATAA
- a CDS encoding metallophosphoesterase yields the protein MPWHLPPLNRRRFLQGSTAALGALAIRDLCAAERGTNPRRFALLSDTHIAADAARVLRDVCMADNLRNVLTQVLALDERPAGLFIDGDCAMLTGAPGDYATLVEQLAPVRQAGVPVHMALGNHDHRDNFRAALVPSDTRRLLESKQVSVVETSHVNWFVVDSLDVVNATPGQLGADQLEWLATALDARTDKPAIVLGHHNPVLVTVGKITGLLDTVELLKVLAPRRQVKAYIFGHTHHWGLADHEGIHFLNLPPTAYVFNQTDPNGWVDVTLTDGGATFELRALDPKHPAHGEKRELVWRV from the coding sequence ATGCCCTGGCATCTCCCACCGCTGAACCGACGTCGTTTCTTGCAAGGCTCGACCGCCGCGCTGGGCGCGTTGGCGATCCGCGATCTGTGCGCCGCCGAGCGGGGCACCAACCCGCGCCGGTTCGCGCTGCTGAGCGATACGCACATCGCGGCCGACGCGGCCCGCGTGCTTCGCGACGTCTGCATGGCCGACAACCTGCGCAACGTGCTAACCCAAGTACTAGCGCTCGACGAGCGGCCGGCGGGACTATTCATCGACGGCGACTGTGCCATGTTGACGGGGGCGCCCGGCGATTATGCCACGCTCGTCGAACAGCTCGCGCCGGTGCGCCAGGCCGGCGTGCCGGTCCACATGGCCTTGGGCAACCACGACCACCGCGACAACTTCCGCGCGGCCCTCGTCCCCAGCGACACCCGCCGGCTGCTCGAATCAAAACAGGTTTCGGTCGTCGAGACGTCGCACGTGAACTGGTTCGTGGTCGACTCGCTGGACGTGGTCAACGCCACGCCAGGGCAATTGGGGGCCGATCAGCTCGAATGGCTGGCCACGGCGCTAGATGCTCGAACCGACAAGCCGGCCATCGTGCTCGGCCATCACAACCCGGTGCTGGTCACGGTCGGCAAGATCACGGGGCTGTTGGACACGGTCGAGTTGCTCAAAGTGCTGGCGCCGCGCCGGCAAGTGAAGGCTTACATTTTCGGTCATACGCACCACTGGGGCCTGGCCGACCATGAAGGGATTCACTTCCTCAACCTGCCGCCGACGGCCTATGTGTTCAACCAGACCGACCCGAACGGCTGGGTCGATGTGACCCTGACCGACGGCGGCGCGACGTTCGAGCTGCGAGCGCTGGACCCGAAACACCCGGCCCACGGCGAGAAGCGCGAACTGGTCTGGCGGGTCTGA
- a CDS encoding D-2-hydroxyacid dehydrogenase produces the protein MRIVLCYPVEPKHLAQIAAVAPQAELVDAGQEGVAREILEADIYCGHAKVHPIPWGQVVERGRLRWIQSSAAGTDHCLTREVIESDIPVTSASGVLADQVAEHTLALMTGLSRNLPVFFHQQQAKMFVRQPTRDVHHGTVGIVGFGGNGRRIAEVLRPLRVRIVATDYYPVGKPDYVERLLPPEGLDELLPEIDFLVLAAPLNAHTRGMINADTFARLKPGAFLINMARGKLVVEDDLVAALESRRLEGAGLDVTWDEPLPESSRLWDQPTVIITPHVGGQAATRIDDMTNFFCENLRRYQAGEPLLNLLVDKRLGFPPPRMG, from the coding sequence ATGCGAATTGTACTCTGTTATCCCGTCGAGCCGAAGCACCTCGCCCAGATCGCCGCCGTCGCGCCGCAAGCGGAACTCGTCGATGCGGGGCAGGAAGGCGTCGCGCGCGAGATTCTGGAAGCTGACATCTATTGCGGCCACGCTAAGGTCCATCCCATTCCTTGGGGACAGGTGGTCGAGCGAGGCCGCTTGCGCTGGATTCAATCGTCGGCTGCTGGCACCGATCATTGCTTGACCCGCGAGGTGATCGAGTCGGACATTCCCGTCACCAGCGCTAGCGGCGTGTTAGCCGACCAGGTGGCCGAACATACGTTGGCGCTCATGACTGGCTTGTCGCGCAACTTGCCCGTCTTTTTCCATCAGCAGCAAGCCAAGATGTTCGTGCGCCAGCCGACCCGCGACGTGCATCACGGCACGGTCGGCATTGTCGGCTTTGGCGGCAACGGCCGGCGCATTGCAGAGGTGTTGCGGCCGCTGCGCGTGCGGATCGTCGCCACCGATTACTATCCGGTCGGCAAACCCGATTACGTCGAGCGGCTGCTGCCGCCCGAAGGGCTTGATGAGTTGCTGCCGGAGATCGACTTCCTGGTACTGGCTGCGCCGCTCAATGCACACACCCGCGGCATGATTAACGCCGACACATTCGCGCGACTCAAGCCAGGCGCGTTTTTGATCAACATGGCGCGGGGCAAGCTGGTGGTGGAAGATGACCTGGTTGCGGCGCTCGAGAGTCGTCGATTGGAAGGGGCTGGGCTCGACGTGACCTGGGACGAGCCATTGCCCGAGTCGAGCCGGTTGTGGGACCAGCCGACCGTGATCATCACGCCTCACGTCGGTGGGCAAGCGGCCACGCGGATCGACGACATGACGAACTTCTTCTGCGAGAACCTGCGCCGGTATCAGGCCGGCGAGCCGCTGTTGAACCTGTTGGTCGACAAGCGGCTGGGCTTCCCGCCGCCACGCATGGGGTAG
- a CDS encoding serine/threonine protein kinase, which translates to MSNTTFLTGSATLLFNGQRSTRCPELLLERYRELIQQQRLNWTEHLRFSRLLGSGGQGMVYLTERRGTDNFTLPVAVKVFSPDPYDDVRAYEEAMSRIAHVAARVAQIQQDNLLDVHNFVERNRIRIMEMEWIDGYDLSRLLSNEKFKEVQSRVSTRRWEYINNVIVTDGPVQPRLKPGIAIAVLRECLGGLGALHREGIVHGDMKPSNIMLKRTGNAKIIDIGSAIDLENMPTRRSCTPAYSAPEVLEGNGTSPRADLCSLGYVLIEMLSGVPCFAGVVTYRDLMEAKRLLVQKLPERLPKEVVRNELLMNLIRNLIAPDPMCRFTSAEAADLAKEGAANFQRQLVKGDLASEYENEIRLWLEELE; encoded by the coding sequence ATGTCCAATACAACATTTCTTACCGGCTCGGCGACCCTCCTGTTTAACGGTCAGCGGAGCACCCGCTGCCCGGAATTATTATTGGAGCGGTATCGCGAGCTGATTCAGCAACAGCGGTTGAACTGGACCGAACACTTGCGTTTCTCCCGGCTGCTCGGTTCGGGCGGCCAGGGGATGGTCTATTTGACCGAGCGTCGCGGCACCGACAACTTTACCTTGCCGGTCGCGGTCAAGGTCTTTTCGCCCGACCCGTACGATGACGTGCGGGCGTATGAAGAGGCGATGAGCCGTATTGCGCACGTCGCGGCGCGCGTCGCGCAGATTCAGCAGGACAACCTGCTCGACGTCCACAACTTCGTCGAACGCAATCGCATCCGCATCATGGAAATGGAGTGGATCGACGGCTACGACTTGAGCCGATTGTTGAGCAACGAAAAGTTCAAGGAAGTTCAAAGTCGCGTTTCGACGCGCCGCTGGGAATACATCAATAACGTCATCGTCACCGACGGGCCGGTGCAGCCGCGCTTGAAGCCGGGCATTGCCATCGCCGTGTTGCGTGAATGCTTGGGCGGCCTGGGCGCGCTCCACCGCGAAGGAATCGTTCACGGCGACATGAAGCCGTCGAACATCATGCTCAAGCGAACCGGCAACGCCAAGATCATCGACATCGGTTCGGCGATCGACCTGGAGAACATGCCGACGCGGCGCAGTTGCACGCCGGCTTACTCGGCCCCCGAGGTGCTCGAAGGGAACGGTACGTCGCCGCGGGCTGACTTGTGCAGCCTGGGCTATGTGCTGATCGAAATGCTGTCGGGAGTCCCGTGCTTCGCGGGCGTGGTGACCTATCGCGATCTGATGGAAGCCAAGCGACTGTTGGTGCAGAAGCTGCCCGAGCGGTTGCCCAAGGAAGTGGTTCGCAACGAGTTGTTGATGAACTTGATCCGCAACCTGATCGCGCCGGACCCGATGTGCCGGTTCACCAGCGCCGAGGCGGCGGACCTGGCCAAGGAAGGGGCGGCCAACTTCCAGCGTCAATTGGTCAAGGGCGACCTGGCCAGCGAGTACGAAAACGAGATTCGCCTCTGGCTTGAAGAGCTCGAGTAA
- a CDS encoding Gfo/Idh/MocA family oxidoreductase, producing MEPQNVSRRSFVKTAAVTAAASSLLAAPAPARALGANDRLRIGFIGPGGRGFGAHVVKLAELRKAGVNVDLVAVSEVYKVQEDKVCDYIKKETGVEPKRYEDYRDMLADGSIDAVCIGTPDHWHHRQTIDALKAGKHVYCEKPMTKTVEEAIDVMRTWKSSGKVMQVGVQSTSLPVWNATRELLNDGKLGKVLGYQTEYNRNSSTGQWRTYKLMKEMTPKTINWERWLGSKEGLAPAIDFDRTIYAQWRCYWPYGSGMFTDLFVHRTTAMLKATGLRFPARVTGAGGIYLELDSREVPDVATVVADFNEGCQGIITSTMCNENARISQMIRGHFGAFDFGNGEEFSEFAFRAERPQVTLDSKVVDDTIKVDFPADYKYSLRKKGKSEEKVPDTSYMHFKNWVEAMQSGKPEMCNNTPELGAAAVTTVILGAMSYRTGKIYHFDGQHGTYSDADNSWAKRWEALSKSHGKPTQIPGWRAGDKGSTLQPPEHMALGGPWKNGIPPEGSDKVAG from the coding sequence ATGGAACCGCAAAACGTATCCCGTCGTTCGTTTGTCAAAACGGCGGCCGTCACTGCCGCCGCTTCGAGCTTGCTGGCCGCGCCGGCCCCGGCTCGCGCCCTGGGCGCGAACGACCGGCTGCGCATCGGCTTCATCGGCCCCGGCGGTCGCGGCTTTGGCGCTCACGTGGTCAAGCTGGCCGAGCTACGCAAGGCCGGCGTGAACGTCGACCTGGTCGCGGTCTCGGAAGTTTACAAGGTCCAGGAAGACAAGGTCTGCGACTACATCAAGAAGGAAACCGGGGTCGAACCGAAGCGCTATGAAGACTATCGCGACATGCTGGCCGACGGCTCGATCGACGCCGTCTGCATCGGTACGCCCGACCACTGGCACCATCGGCAAACGATCGATGCCTTGAAGGCTGGCAAGCACGTCTACTGCGAAAAGCCAATGACCAAGACGGTCGAAGAAGCCATCGACGTCATGCGCACCTGGAAGTCTAGCGGCAAGGTCATGCAGGTCGGCGTGCAATCGACCAGCTTGCCGGTCTGGAACGCTACCCGCGAGTTGCTCAACGACGGCAAGCTTGGCAAGGTGCTCGGCTATCAGACCGAGTACAACCGCAACTCGAGCACCGGCCAGTGGCGGACCTACAAGCTGATGAAGGAAATGACTCCCAAGACGATCAATTGGGAGCGCTGGCTGGGGAGCAAGGAAGGGCTCGCGCCGGCGATTGACTTTGACCGGACGATCTATGCCCAGTGGCGCTGCTACTGGCCGTACGGGTCGGGCATGTTCACCGATCTGTTCGTGCATCGCACCACGGCCATGTTGAAGGCCACGGGTCTGCGGTTCCCGGCTCGTGTTACTGGCGCCGGCGGCATTTACCTGGAACTCGATAGCCGCGAAGTGCCCGACGTGGCGACGGTGGTGGCCGACTTCAACGAAGGTTGCCAGGGGATCATCACCTCGACGATGTGCAACGAGAACGCCCGGATTTCGCAAATGATCCGCGGGCATTTCGGCGCGTTCGACTTTGGCAACGGCGAAGAGTTCTCCGAGTTCGCTTTCCGCGCCGAGCGTCCGCAAGTCACCTTGGACAGCAAGGTGGTCGACGACACCATCAAGGTCGATTTCCCGGCCGACTACAAGTACTCGCTGCGCAAGAAGGGGAAGTCGGAGGAAAAGGTGCCCGACACCAGCTACATGCACTTCAAGAACTGGGTCGAAGCCATGCAAAGTGGCAAGCCCGAGATGTGCAACAACACGCCGGAACTTGGCGCGGCCGCGGTCACCACGGTGATTCTCGGCGCGATGAGCTACCGAACCGGCAAGATCTACCACTTCGACGGCCAGCACGGCACGTACAGCGACGCCGACAACAGTTGGGCCAAGCGGTGGGAAGCCTTGTCCAAGTCGCACGGCAAGCCGACGCAGATTCCCGGCTGGCGTGCGGGCGACAAGGGCTCGACGCTGCAACCGCCCGAGCACATGGCGCTGGGTGGCCCGTGGAAGAACGGCATTCCGCCGGAAGGATCCGACAAGGTCGCCGGCTAA